One window from the genome of Nicotiana sylvestris chromosome 9, ASM39365v2, whole genome shotgun sequence encodes:
- the LOC138878594 gene encoding uncharacterized protein, with protein sequence MQGIGSQMSVAYKDLCLFPDVQLPDGFRIPKFDLYDGHGDLVAHLRGYCSKMRGVGGKDKLLMAYFSQCLGRAALEWFTRQDVSKWYTWYDMAQAFARHFQYNIEIVPDRMSLAKMEKKPNESFREYGFRWREQAARAHPPMEEKEMVEYFLQDQEPTYFGHLITAVGRPFNDVIKMREMVEDGLKSSKIMSYSA encoded by the coding sequence atgcaagggatagggagccagatgagcgtggcttacaaagacttgtgcttgtttcctgacgtCCAACTGCCTGATGGGTTTAGGATTCCAAAGTTCGATTTATATGACGGGCATGGAGATCTCgtggcccatttgagaggctattgcagtaagatgagaggcgtcGGTGGGaaggacaaattattgatggcgtatttcagtcaatGTCTGGGCAGGGCAGCTCTAGAGTGGTTCACCCGTCAAGACGTTAGCAAGTGGTACACATGGTATGATATGGCTCAAGCCTTTGCcaggcactttcagtacaatatagaaattgtcccagatcgcatgtccctcgccaagatggaaaagaagcctaatgaaagctttagggaatacgggTTCAGgtggagagagcaagctgccaGAGCCCATCCTCCcatggaagaaaaagagatggtcgagtactttctcCAAGAtcaagagccaacttactttgggcatttgatcacggctgtgggtaggccttttaatgatgtgataaaaatgagagaaatggTAGAAGACGGTTTGAAGTctagcaagatcatgagttattctgcttAA